In Ipomoea triloba cultivar NCNSP0323 chromosome 7, ASM357664v1, a single genomic region encodes these proteins:
- the LOC116025489 gene encoding uncharacterized protein LOC116025489, which produces MSHNPYAKFFRSLKDLVHSDEFSISLQSCPSLDQRIYNAPTTSQVAAVWIEDFEGSGDNRNIRVYAHSGRAQNIQYYYGCYDPLQYPLLFPFGDAGWHEGIERVFPNNTSTRNTYASALYINANDVSNVEELLQAEETVFREGKKRRSVSCREYYAYKFQMRSGDTSLLLHTGRLFQQFIVDIYIKVETQRLDYFRKKQQLCRSENFQGLVDSVSTGAVFGNDVGRRVILPSSFIGGPRDMRGRYMDAMSLVQNFGKPDFFLTITCNPNWPEIKRLLEFNDEAQNRPDLVARVFHAKLQELKNDITKKHFFGEISAYTYVIEFQKRGLPHAHFLIILKNKSMMASSSFVDEYVCAEIPNKETQPTLYDLVKKHMVHGPCGSLNQTCPCMVQKKCQTSPSCKSKYPRSFCPETRFDDDSYPIYKRRNTSFFVQIKGFKLDNRWIVPYNPQLLLKFDCHINVEVCATIKSVKYIYKYIYKGHDRVRMSLADNMSDYVIDEIKEYQNARWISPPEAAWRIYGFAIAELKPAVIQLQVHLENSQYINFYGHERIIHIVSREEACRTMLTEFFSMNLANEYAKMMNLLYVEFPCHFVWCKSTKSWKPRKQLKVIGRLVTVNPTEGERYYLRMLLMNVRAPTSFESLKTVNGYFAETFREAAEKLGLLSGDSIIEQSLDEALLFQMPSSLRKLFAMLLIFCDLSNPRSLWIKYKSYMCQDFLRNGLHTIDESESLVLKLIANNLHKMGKNLYDYNLVDTFTELDIATTMTHEIMYERSLEVSESDLAGVQKLNACQRAAFDTIIENVFANKGGIYFVDGPAGTGKTFLYRCLLATVRSRGFLALATATSGIAASILPGGRTAHSRFKLPLDGDDKHICNIGKQTAEARLLKECKLILWDEASMANRKIIESLDTSLKDIMECNDLFGGKVIVFGGITLSTRYDATIEVNPPGQHATVLNKWKDNNLSVIYKTIVDKTYLDSFLTLSNALQQPKCTFAEIDNELKQKPIAWVRGKLRMKNVGPLEYYIGCNYCNKTVNSIEGLKLHCLYCGQTDGLTVRRYKLNVEISDGSTIVQAILFNHDVHRLMLLVEIEMPTTVEDSEIFQQKLDAIDFVVGLRINALNEDHPSTLTYSVACICKDITRDTGEQQATPHARSSNIVEETFTVGNPTKRRLDFDESSKHATDILEDVTSKEKSVSLDKGKRAKVD; this is translated from the exons ATGTCTCACAACCCATATGCTAAATTCTTTCGGAGTCTTAAGGATCTTGTGCATTCTGATGAGTTTAGCATTTCGCTGCAATCATGTCCTTCGCTTGACCAGAGGATTTATAATGCACCAACAACTTCTCAAGTTGCTGCAGTGTGGATTGAAGATTTTGAGGGCTCTGGAGATAATAGGAACATAAGGGTATACGCACACAGTGGTCGTGCTCAGAATATCCAATATTATTATGGTTGTTATGATCCATTACAGTACCCTTTGTTGTTCCCATTCGGTGATGCTGGATGGCATGAGGGTATTGAACGAGTTTTTCCAAACAATACTTCAACTCGCAATACATATGCCAGTGCATTGTATATCAATGCTAATGATGTATCAAATGTTGAAGAATTACTTCAAGCTGAGGAAACCGTATTCCGAGAAGGGAAAAAACGGCGTTCAGTATCTTGCAGGGAATATTACGCATACAAATTTCAAATGCGTTCAGGTGACACATCATTATTACTACATACTGGCAGACTGTTTCAACAATTTATTGTTGACATATATATCAAGGTCGAAACACAACGTCTTGATTATTTTAGGAAGAAACAACAACTTTGTAGGTCAGAGAATTTTCAAGGGTTGGTTGACAGTGTCAGTACCGGTGCGGTATTTGGTAATGATGTTGGTCGCAGAGTTATCTTACCTTCGTCGTTCATTGGAGGACCTAGGGATATGCGTGGGCGATATATGGATGCGATGTCACTTGTCCAAAACTTTGGTAAACCAGATTTTTTCCTAACTATAACATGCAATCCAAATTGGCCAGAAATTAAACGTCTTTTGGAATTCAATGACGAGGCACAGAATAGGCCAGATTTGGTTGCAAGAGTATTTCATGctaaattgcaagaattaaagaatgacattacaaaaaaacatttctttggTGAGATTTCTGCATACACATATGTGATTGAATTCCAAAAAAGAGGTCTTCCACATGCTCATTTCCTTATTATTCTCAAAAACAAATCCATGATGGCGTCGTCTTCTTTTGTTGACGAATACGTGTGTGCAGAAATCCCAAATAAGGAAACGCAGCCAACGTTGTATGACCTTGTAAAAAAACATATGGTTCATGGCCCTTGTGGTTCTCTTAATCAAACATGTCCTTGCATGGTCCAAAAGAAATGCCAAACTTCACCCTCTTGCAAAAGTAAGTACCCTCGTTCATTCTGTCCTGAGACTAGGTTTGATGATGACTCATACCCTATTTATAAGAGGCGAAATACCTCTTTTTTTGTTCAGATTAAAGGGTTTAAGCTTGACAATCGATGGATCGTTCCGTATAATCCTCAATTATTGTTGAAATTTGATTGCCACATAAATGTTGAGGTTTGTGCAACCATTAAGTCTgtcaagtatatatacaaatatatttataaaggcCATGATAGAGTTCGCATGTCTTTGGCTGATAACATGAGCGATTATGTGATTGACGAGATTAAAGAATACCAGAATGCACGATGGATTTCTCCCCCTGAAGCTGCATGGCGAATATATGGTTTTGCAATAGCCGAGCTAAAACCCGCTGTTATTCAATTGCAAGTGCATTTGGAAAATTcccaatatataaatttttatggacaTGAAAGAATAATTCATATTGTTAGTAGGGAAGAAGCATGTCGTACCATGTTGACAGAATTCTTTTCTATGAATCTAGCAAATGAATATGCGAAAATGATGAATTTGCTTTATGTTGAATTCCCTTGCCATTTTGTTTGGTGCAAATCAACAAAGTCTTGGAAGCCAAGGAAACAACTGAAGGTCATCGGTAGGCTTGTAACTGTTAACCCAACTGAAGGAGAACGATACTATTTGCGAATGTTGTTGATGAACGTAAGGGCACCCACATCGTTTGAATCCTTAAAAACTGTTAATGGTTACTTTGCTGAAACTTTCCGTGAGGCAGCTGAAAAACTCGGACTTCTATCTGGAGATTCAATCATTGAACAATCACTAGATGAAGCGTTGCTATTCCAAATGCCATCGAGTTTGAGGAAGTTATTTGCAATGCTTCTGATCTTTTGTGATCTTTCAAATCCTCGTTCACTTTGgataaaatacaaatcttaCATGTGCCAAGACTTCTTAAGGAATGGATTGCACACGATTGATGAAAGTGAATCATTAGTCCTCAAGTTGATTGCAAACAACTTGCACAAAATGGGCAAAAACTTATATGATTACAACTTGGTTGATACGTTTACTGAACTTGATATAGCAACAACAATGACTCATGAAATAATGTATGAGCGAAGTTTGGAAGTTAGCGAGTCTGACTTGGCAGGCGTGCAGAAGTTGAATGCTTGCCAACGTGCAGCATTTGACACTATCATTGAAAATGTCTTTGCGAACAAAGGCGGCATATATTTTGTTGATGGACCAGCAGGGACAGGCAAGACTTTTCTATATCGATGCTTACTGGCGACTGTTAGATCTAGGGGTTTTCTTGCTCTTGCAACTGCAACTTCTGGAATCGCCGCATCAATACTTCCGGGCGGTCGCACTGCACACTCTCGTTTCAAATTGCCACTCGATGGGGATGATAAACACATTTGCAATATAGGCAAACAAACTGCTGAGGCCCGATTACTCAAAGAATGCAAATTAATTCTTTGGGATGAGGCTTCGATGGCAAATCGAAAGATTATTGAGAGTCTTGATACAAGCTTAAAGGATATTATGGAGTGTAATGATTTATTTGGTGGAAAAGTCATTGTATTTGGAG GTATTACACTGAGTACGAGATATGATGCCACTATCGAAGTAAATCCACCCGGACAACATGCAACGGTTCTTAATAAATG GAAAGACAACAACTTAAGCGTTATCTACAAAACAATTGTAGACAAAACTTATCTTGACTCTTTTCTCACACTCTCAAACGCATTGCAACAACCAAAGTGCACCTTTGCTGAAATTGACAATGAATTAAAGCAG AAACCTATTGCATGGGTTAGAGGGAAGCTTAGAATGAAGAATGTTGGTCCGCTTGAGTATTATATTGGTTGCAACTATTGCAACAAGACAGTGAATTCCATCGAAGGAttaaaactccattgcttataCTGTGGCCAAACTGATGGTCTCACTGTCAGGAG GTATAAGTTAAATGTTGAAATATCGGATGGTTCTACAATTGTGCAAGCTATTCTCTTTAATCATGATGTGCACCGGCTAATGTtgttagttgaaattgaaatgcCAACAACTGTTGAGGACAGTGAAATATTCCAACAAAAGTTAGATgctattgattttgttgttgGTCTAAGGATAAATGCTCTAAATGAAGATCATCCATCGACATTGACTTATTCAGTAGCATGTATTTGTAAGGACATAACAAGAGACACTGGTGAACAACAAGCAACACCACATGCACGTTCATCCAACATTGTGGAAGAAACTTTTACGGTGGGCAATCCAACAAAGAGAAGGTTAGACTTCGATGAATCATCAAAACATGCTACTGACATTCTAGAAGATGTTACAAGTAAAGAGAAATCAGTAAGTCTTGATAAAGGTAAAAGGGCAAAAGTCGATTAA